Part of the Triticum aestivum cultivar Chinese Spring chromosome 4D, IWGSC CS RefSeq v2.1, whole genome shotgun sequence genome is shown below.
ttgcatcataatcacgtggcagtcatgagactttaggttctggaactttttctctagcatatttattattccctttatattcgacgagaagctagacgggaccttcatactgagcaggcatgcaaagaagatttccttctcttctttggtaagagcgtagctggcaggaccttcatactgctttggaggcatgccgtctttttcgtgcaaacgttgcaggtcccgCTGTGCCTCCGgggtatcttttgtcttcccatacacgcccaagaagcttagcaggttcacgcaaaggttcttcgtcacgtgcatcacgtcgattgaagagcagacctctagctatttccagtagggtaggtcccaaaatatagatttcttcttccacatgggtgcgcgtccctcagcatcattcggaacagatagtccgtcgggaccctttccaaagattacgtgtaaatcattgaccatagcaagtacgtgatcaccggtacgcatggtgggcttcttccggtgatctgcctcgcctttgaaatgtttgcttttctttcgacattgatggttggtcggaagaaatcaacgatgccccaggtacacattcttcctgcatttgtccaggtatataatttcggtgtcagctaaacagtgcgtgcacacgtggtatcccttgtttgtctgtcctgaaaggttactgagagcaggccaatcattgatggttacaaacagcaacgcaagcaggttaaattcctcctgtttgtgctcatcctacacacgtacaccgtttccattccacagatgTAAaacttcttcaactaatggccttaggtacccatcaatgtcgttgccgggttgcttagggccttggatgagaactggcgtcataatgaacttccgcttcatgcacatccaaggaggaaggttatacatacatagagtcacgggccagttgctgtgattgctgctctgctccccgacaggattaatgccatccatgcttaaaccaaaccatacgttccttgggtcacctgcaaactcagcccagtactttctctcgatttttctccactgcgacctgtcTTTCTTAcgttcccgtctttcttacggtcctcactgtgccatcgcatcaacttggcatgctcttcgtttctgaacagacgtttcaaccgtggtattataggagcataccacatcaccttcgcaggaaccctcttcctgggggctcgtcgtcaacatcaccagggtcatctcgtctgatcttataccgcaatgcaccgcataccgggcatgcgctcaaatcctcgtacgcaccgcggtagaggatgcagtcattagggcatgcatgtatcttctgcacctccaatcctagagggcatacgaccttctttgctgcatacgtactgtccggcaattcgttatccttcggaagcttcttcttcaatattttcagtagcttctcaaatcctttgtcaggcacaacattctctgcctttcactgcagcaattccagtacggtaccgagctttgtgttgccatcatcgcaattggggtacaacccttttttgtgatcctctaacatgcgatcgaacttcagcttctccttttgactttcacactgtctccttgcatcaacagtGACCTGGCGGAGATCACCATCGGGCAcaatatcgtctggttcctcttgatcttcagcagcttcccccgttgcagcatcaccgtattccgggggcacatagttgtcatcgtcctcttcttcttcgctgtcttccatcataacccctatttctccgtgcctggtccaaacattatagtgtggcatgaaacccttataaagcaggtggatgtgaaggattttccggtcagagtaagacttcgtattcccacatatagggcatggacagcacataaaaccattctgcttgtttgccttagccacttcgagaaaattaagcacgcccttaacgtactcggaggtgtgtctgtcaccgtacatccattgccagttcatctgcgtgcattatatataattatgtgtatcaaaaaccattacagattcacatggatagataagtgaccaaattaatagaagttcatcatcacattaaaaccaaagtacatacatagttctcattgaacaacatatagctctccagagcatctaattaaaccatacattgaaactatgtaaaacctttcaatgcaacaacaaatgtgatcataatcacaaccaaggtaacaattgatccaacggcatgatgataccaagcctcggtatgaatggcatattttctaatctttctaatcttcaaccacattgcgtccatcttgatcttgtgatcatcgacgacatccgcaacatgcaactccaatatcatcttctcctccttaattttttttattttttccttcaaataattgttttcttcttcaactaaatttaacctctcgacaatagggtcggttggaatttccggttcacatacctcctagataaataaaatctatgtcacgttggtcggcataattgtcataaacaataaatgaaccaaatagttataaaagataatatataccacatccgaatcatagccaggacaagggccgacggggtcggataccaaaaccatcgcactatataataacaagcaataataaaagaaaattagacaagtatctatctaattatacaagtaagaatttttttatttcagaaagaagataagaacaagaggctcaccacggtggtgccggcgacgagaacggtgcgggcgatcgacggcggtgaagacggggacgggacatgacggaccgctaaacctagacatatctcgaggaaaatggagcttggaggtcgagcttcgagaggagaaagcttaactagcatggctcgggcatttcatcgcacacctcatgtgcataggaggtgagctagagcaccacaaaggtctcccctcgccggccagaaaaacagagcagtggagtgctctgctcgcgggcgagggggtatatatagccacctcattggtcccggttcgtggctggaaccgggactaaagggtccccttctgtcccggttctaggcacgaaccgagaccaatggctgtgggccaggagcgaggaccattggtcccggttcgtgccttgaaccgggacaaatgggtccagacgaaccgggacaaatgccccacgaggcccggccggccccctgggcgcatcaaccgggacgtatgccccccatgggtcccggttcgtgactgaaccgggactaatgggctagccaggccccaaccaaagccctgttttctactagtgggacgAGCTTGTCCATCACAACAATTTGCATTACAATGAAAAATACTTATACAAGTTGCTAGTGAGAACTATGGCCATGTCAAAGTCAAATGTTGCATCAAATATATGTGTGCATATTTCTTCAACAATGACATAGTGCAGACACATGATATGCCACCTTCTAGGGTTCTTGTCGAAACTCAGTAAAGCTCTAATCTTCTATTTAAAATAACTATATATTTCGTCACATATTTGAATGGATGATGTGAAAGTTGTCTTACATTTCATTTATTAATGCTAAGTTTTTCCTGCCGAATATTACTTTGTCCTCACATCTTGATATAATACGTGGATGAATTCATTTGAAGTTGTTTGTCTTCAtcaatctctatctctactacttaatTTTTTTAAGATTTCATGTTTCACTTTTCTTCCCACCACCTCTTCGTTCAACCTTCCCcgtatatgataatcaatcaccttaatttacttacatTCCAAACAAatttcactttaatttacttacctaATTTCTCATTAGACTATAAGGTAAATCAAGATATGATaaatatttatttacacaatcgaATCACATGCTAACATACTAATGTGACCTAGATATTGCACATCTACCCGACTaaatcaaactacaaaggaaaagaaaaaaggtaAAATAAATTGTCTGCACAAATCCTCACGTAAACTCAATGGCATAGAAgttagatgtgcattacttagggCACGTCTAGATGTGCATTAGCAAAACTATAAAATATTTATAAagcgttgcaacgcacgggcattgtgctAGTATAActaaaaatctacaagttatgtCTTTCCATCCGTTCTAACTTGTAAAGGTTGCAACTTGCAAGTGCTTAGCGACAAAGACAAGGTGATGCATATTACTTGTAAGTGGCTCCACATTGCACTTAAGTTTGCAGAGACTTGGTGGAGTTGCAGATGAAGATAAAATACTCAGAATAGTACGAATAAGACATCAGCATCGAGCCATCGACTGCATACTTAATTAATTTTCACCGCAATTCTACTAATTAAATTAAGGCATCCAAAGATCTTTCCTACTTCCTTGTCTGCTCCTTGTATCGAAGTGTCATTCTGAAGTGAAagatgttgtgtgtgtgtgtgcgcgcgcccgGCATGAGATTGTGATAATGCGCAGGGCGGAATTAGCACGAAAAGTATTGCCCCGGAGATAAATGCGCTAGGTCAAATCAACACATCATGCGTGGACATCAGCTCTTGTATTTTAGTATACCTAGCGTATTGTAGGGGGTGCAAAATATCATTTTCACCTGATTTAGGCGACATAACCAGATTTGGTTGAAAGGATTGTTTTCTCCCATGCATTATTGGCCTTTCCAATGGGAGGGGCCATTCAGAGGCCTCTAGCATTGGAGCGACTGTCACTGCCCTATATCTAGCGCTGCATGCACACGAAATAATTTCGAGGGGACTTGCTAATCATAGCATCTTCTGCAAGCTTAGGAAAGATTTGAGGTAATTAGGTCTTAAGTAGTGTACTGAGTTTGGATAAGACTCCTCTTTTAGTAACGTACATGCATGGATCTCTTTCTTCTTCTGTATTACATTCAGTTTTGGTTTAGAAGGTTCTCGTAAACTTTTCATCTATCTATCTAGGTTAAACTGTGCTTTTTCTTTCCTAATTAGAAGGTTCCTCCCCATTATTTGCATCCATCCAGTCATCCAGACAACATGGACGACTCGGCCCTGTTCATGGAATGGGCCATGGACACGCTGGAGCAGGAGCACCCAGACCCAGTGGTGGTCGTCAACGGCGACTCCGGCGACGCAGCCTTCCCCTCGCTTCAGGCGCTCCGTGAACAGCGCCTTGTCTTGGAAGAGCTGATTACGGGAGCCAACCCGGCAAACAGCGGGAGCTCCGGCGAAACTACAGACGGTAGCGGAGGTTCTGGCAATTTCTCATCCCCGGCGGCCATGGAGCACGCCGTCTGGCCCCCGTCCCTGAACTCGGCCAGGTGCGCTCCAAGACTTTCCAGGAACGGTGGAGGCACCAACCTTCCGGTCACAAGCTGGAATTTCTGCGCCGCTTCCGCGCTGCCGGCCAGTGACGGCACACTGGACAGCGGCAGCGCCGGGCCTGTCGTCTCGGAGACGGTGTACGGGTCGCAGCCCACGAGGAGGGCCGCCGCAAGGAGCCCCACTGGCACCGGGCCCGTGTCGTCGGTGCCGCCGTACGCGCAGGACCATATCATGGCGGAGCGGAAGCGCCGGGAGAAGATTAACCAGCGCTTCATCGAGCTCTCCACCGTCATCCCCGGCCTCAAGAAGGTGCGCGCTCCACTCCGAACACCTGCACTTATGTTAGTTCTTCTTCCCCATGAAAACAAATCATCTCAGTTTAGATCCACATATATGATTGATTCAGATGGACAAGGCGACGATCCTTTCCGACACGACGAGGCACGTCAAGGAGCTGcaggagaagatcaaggccctggaggcagccgccggacgcagcagcaggagcaacgAGACCGTGGTACTCGTCAAGAAGCCGTGCTACGCCGCCGTTGCAGACGAAAACGGCTCACCCTCGTCCGCGTCGTCGGGGGCGCCGGCAGCGGAGAAACCTCTGCCGGAGATCGAGGTGCGGTTCTCGGAGACCGGCATCATGGTGAGGATCCTCTGCCACGACGTCAAGGGGGTGGTGGTGAGGGTGCTGTCGGAGGTGGAGGAGGGGCTCCACCTCACCGTCACCCACGCCAATGTCATGCCGTTCACGGCCTGCACTGTCATCATAACCATCACGGCCAAGGCAAGTTTTCCTTCCTTCATTCCACAATTCGGTCCAATATTGATTTTTGTGATTCACAGTAAGAAATGATGTAGAggcgggggtaatcctcctttcgtaaaagaaacagcaaggtaaatgtttttattttattttgtgggaGAGTAAGGTAAATGATACTAGCAAATATCTctgcacgacaaatgctactacataTTAATAAAAGTCGAGTAAGAATTTTCATGTTTTTTTAtgaaaaaactttcaatctattcatcaaatatcatgacagtacaaagaacacaagaggcaatataaattACATCCATGGACATAGACCAcatagcgacgactacaaacactgaagtAAACCGAAGACGCGCCGTCATCATCGTCCCTTCCTCACCGGAGCCGGGTAAACCTTGTTGTACTAGATAGTCTGAAAGTCGTCATGCCAAGGCTCCAAAGGACCAACACACCAGAACAACAACAATCGCCGATGAAGAGATGCGTAGATCGGAAGAATCCAACCTGTAGAACCGTTAGCGTGGACGAAGGAAGACTGGATCCAAGCAGATCCGCCGAAGACAAACACCAACATAGATCCACCGCAGATACACCTGCACACGCCCTTCGActatgctagacgcaccgccgagatgggggctaggcggggagaagcTTATTCCATCTTTAGGGCCGCTGCATtgtcttcctgagtaggacacaaaccctaaacaAACTAAAAAACACCTAAAATAGAGCAGGATCCCTCCCAACAGCATGGGCTATGATCCACCGCGTCTCCATGGCACTAAGGCCACGACAGACGAGGCAAATCGGCGGTGGCACCTGTAGGAGGCAAGGAAACCCTAACATGGGACTTGCTTATGGAAGGAGCAAGAGAACGTCTGTCTGTGGTTTGGGTTAAGAATTTTCATGTTTAACCATATGATCTAGCTCCTTCCATTTATCAATGTGCCTAGACTGTATTACCATCTACTAAACATATATTAGTTTCATAATGTGGTATTCTGAAGAATATTAGTAATTATAATTAATTTGAATATACAGTCGCAGGGCACAAAATTCCTACACACGCTCCTACATGAATCTCAACATGTAGACACCAGACGGCCTAGAACTAGCATTGACTTATATATAAGACAATCTCAAACGACTTAGATTTAGCTAAACCAAAGCGATTAACATCTTGGACCAGAAAGATATTCGTGTCCTCGAGACAATGTGATTTCAATGCTAGAAAGTTTTGCTGTCCATGAAAACCTATACCCATTGTTGTACCAGTTGGAATCGTCAAACAAAATAAAAATCTTATATGATATCGTCATAGCTGCACTATGATGGCCTTAACTAATGTTCCGTACAAATACATTATTATATCCTGCATTGTGAGGAAGCTTCTTAATTTGCAAGACATGGTCAACATCTATAGAAAATAGCACAAAcgtactatcataaagcctacatATAGATcattatttattgaataaaaatCTAGCTAATCATGCATGTTCCACTGGAAAAAACCTAATCATGTTCGTTCACACGTATAATATTCATTAAAACAAGTAGGAAAACATAGTGCCCCATATAATGCATGGATTTCGGATCAATAGCTAGCTTGATTTTGTCTTCAGGTGGATGAGAGCTTCATCGTTACAGCAGAGGACATCGTAGGAAGACTCAACTCCGTAGTGGAACAGCATAGCAGCTGCACTTCTGCCGAAGGAAAATGAAACAAGAAACATACATGACATGACTTCATATGTATAGTACGGAACATATTATATTGTATAATTATATTTGGAAGTGGTGAGAGGGAGTACATATGGGCATGCATGTTTCCGGCGAGAATGTGTAGCTAAACCATACATATTGGCATGTTTCTGTGGCAAGATCTCCTAACGTGACGAGTTTAGTTTATCACTTTTAAAGATCACTGGTGGTAATGGTACTTCCTTTTATGCAACAACTCCTATATGTAGTATTTGGTAGTTGGAGCCTAATAAGACCATGGAGCGTCCTCAAAGATAAGCAAGTGGACGATTCCCAAATAAAAAAGACTCATTGGACGCAAATCGCAAATCATGGAAATAGTATCATTTCGGTGAAGACGGGGGCTAAGAAAATGATTTAAACCCTCTTTCGCTAACATAGTTTCGAACCGTCGACTTGCTAAGCTATGcgacgggggtgggggtgggggttccATCGCAAATAACCCAGATTACTCGTCTGCGATAGGGCTCGAGGATGCAGACGTTTTGGCAAAAccaaccgtgtgcgatacaagaaCCTATCTCACACACCATAGTTGCGACATACGTGTGTGATTGATAGTTAACGGCATGTTATTCCTCATGGAACCCAGACGGAGTTCTGCGTAAAACGTTTACGAAATGGTACTTATGGCACACGGTTGTCCCAACGAAACTATCTGTGATGTCTAGAGCATCGCACACGAGTCTTCGGTCTGTAACGTCTGTCGACACGGTGGCTTTCGCTCACGTGTGGGATGAGGTGCTACCGCACATGATTTAACACCCTCACCACACACGTATTGTTCTTTCACATGTGCAATTTATAGTGTATCACCCATGGTTGTATTCTCATCTTGTGTTTTTTAATGTAAATTGCACTCGGGTTTCATTCTCAGAAACGTGTGTTGTATTTGTTTGCCTTGCAAATGCTCAATTTCTTGAACCATGTGCATTGTATATGACCAGGCGGGGTAAAAGATAATCACATTTCAATTGCCCCGCAAAAAGCATATTCGCCAGAATATGCATTCGAACAAATATCGTCCACAACAAGCACAGTCATCACAATCATTGGCCAATAGTACATTGCAGATACTGCATGCTAGCTAGTTATTAGCTAAATTCCACATGTGTACACATATGCAGTTCTCTTCAAAATACAACATTCACAGAATCAGAGTGTACGAAAGACGTAGACCTCTCATCACATGGAAAACAATGCATCCATGCATATATGTTTAGCACCGAACACTAACAGGTGAACGCATAATCTAGATCATCTATGGTGGGATTGATAAAGTATTTTGAGAAGATGTGCTGAGAAATCTCCTAGCAACTAGCAATTGAACTGCGGTCAGCGGGTCAGCGCTCCACTCTTTGAAGATCTGCAAGATTTTTAGAACAAAATGTGTCGTACGCGTAGATTAGAAGATACTAATTAAGACACACACTTATTCCTGGTATGTAGTCAGCATCTATAGTATATGCAAAAGATCACCATAAAGAATTCATGTGTTTGCAAACAAAGAATCCACGAAGGTTGGTCCCTTTTTACTGTTGAGAACACGGACATTTTATGTATAGAATTAGTCATATATTTGCCCTGTTAGGAACAACTTAATTAGTATAATCTGCTTATTTTTTCTTAGGAGACAAATACAACAAGAAATGTGTTTATTTACAAACTTTAACATGTGACTAACATAAGAGAATGTATTTACGAACGTTAGGATAAAACTTATGAAAAGAACGGATTTCGCTATCCTATCGAGAAAACGGTCTCGTGCACCAGGGTTTTTTCCCTGTCGCCACGGCTCCCTCCACGACGTATGTACAAGGAAAATGCACTGTAAATGTAGATGGATTCTCCCAATTCAATTCAGGAACCTATTATGAATACAAGTTTTACCATCgaagaattcaatacctatcctaGAATTGCTGAGTAAACGTCAGATCCTAACGATTTTCTATTATTCGGAAATAATCCAGGTAGTAGACTATGTCGCAGTTTGGAACAATGACATTCAAGATCGAATATTTGCTATTGATTAAGAAAAAACATGAACTTACAAAGTACATCAAATTTTAAAAGAATCGATGTATACATGATTATAAATTACTTTTCAAGATATGTAAATAGGAAGAATCATGTCACGTGTAAGTCAAGCAAGAGGTGGAGACGCTGTTGAGGGCCCGATTTCCAATTGTCTTTTATAATGACGGCGTTTTCTAGCATATGATCTATGAAAGGCATATGCTCCCTCTTTGTTCTGTGTGCAATCAATCCCCTGAAAGAAAAATAATACATTAGTTTTCTTAGTTTACAACCTTGTACGTAGAAGTTGATCAAGATTGTGAAGTATTTACAATATGAAGAATTGAATAAGAATCACATGAAGCATGtcgaagttgaagaagagatgaaACATCTCAAACTCCTTAAACGCCCGCGGACGGGCCCGATTAATGATCAGGCGTGTTCGTTTTGAGCCCCTATTTGTCTGTCCGTGCAGCCACACTCCTTATTTTCTTCTTCATATGGCATGTCACTTGCATGTGATTGATGGAGATGAATAAAGTAAGAAAAGAatgaataaagaaaaagaaaaggtggtCCGGGATGGGGCCGCATCCTACGTGGCGGACTGCCCGAGCGCGTCCGCGAGCCCTCATATCCTCCCTAATATTTGAGATGGATATGAGGGTTCACGGACTGCCCAGACGTGTAGAGATGATATGAGGGGTCCGGTTGGGTCACGTTTTTCTCTCTCTCACGTCCGGTCACTaaccgggcgcgtccgcgggcgtaTGAGAGATGTAGATGCTCTAATGCCCTGTATTTGGAACTTCCCTGCTGCAGGTATTCGTTAGAAATGCCTGGCCATGCTTGTACTCGTGTGCTTCATATTTGGCTTGTGGAGGAAATAACTCGTTGAATTGTTCGTGGGATGGGTTGTGACAATCATACACTTGTTTTTCCGCTTCTTCAAGCAACTGTTGGGTGTTATGGTTCTCATCTTTCTTTTGTCTAAGGGTCTCTTCTTCACGACAAGTTTGACCGCGGCCTCTTCCATCTTTTGACTTGATTTTCTTATGATGTGATGTTCTGAGCAGGCACTGCAGCTGTTTCAGACTGCTGAGTTTGCGATGCTGCTGTGATGGCCCGCTGAGCTGGAGGAGCGGATGCGTCGAACTGCTAAGCAGCCGGTGCAGCTGTGTCGCACTATTGAGCTGGTGGTGCTAATGCGCCAGCAGTGGCGACCTGCCGGTATGTTGATCAGGCGGTTCCAAACGGACGGGCTGCCGATCCGAGCATGTGGCGCCGACACGTCGGTATCCTCATCAGACACACCATGCCTACAAGGCGAAAAGCTGTCAAATCCATGTTAATTATGGTTGTTTGGGAGCTCTGGAACGCAAGAAACGACTGCATCTCCCAAAAAAAAGTTCCTCGGGCCAGGGACATGATCCTGGCCATCCAGCAATGGCGCCGGGTTTCCTCGCTCCACCGTCATGCGTCATTACATGACATGACCTTCCTGTAAATTGTTTCACTTTGCCGGGTCCTTCCAAAACAACTTGTATCATTTATTTTTTGGGGTAGTATCAGTTCTCGTGACAGAAAGAACACTATTGCTACAACCAGGCCGCACAGGAAGTGCATTTGGTGCGCTCGGCCGGTTGGGCCGCATTTGCATGGCCCCCTACCCACGTGGCCTTGTCCGTAATATGTCCAATACTGTTAGCGCCAGTACGCTGTTTAATTAACGCCGACCCCATGCTTGCCACTTTGCTAGGGGAGCAGAGCAACCCTTTTTCTGAATAGACCTGTAGCGCATAGTGTACCGTGGTTTTCCGCAAGCAGACAAGCTcacaagggccagttcttttgctagcttttttgggcttccagaataagctgccccctactcagcttattctagaagcccaactaaatttttttttagaagcctactagtcaagtcttaactactatgcttctaaaaaaataaatttggttgagcttctagaataagctgggtagggggcagctttttgcagcttattctagaagccaccaaaagaactTGCCCTAAGTTGCTTTGGCTCCATCTCCAGCTGCACTGTGATGGTATGACTTGTTTCATCAAACTAGGGATGCAAGTGGGCCGCGTCTCCGTACGTCCGTCCGCCCACGCCAGTCGGATATACGGACTAAGGCCATGTAcaaaaaaagggtttccccccgctttgtattccaaagcaaccaacatCGAGACAGATAACGCTGTGGCGAGCAGCACAACAcatcaagaaaaagaagaagaaacaaatgccaaccacGGCAGCTCGGcaaagcgcggatgacccgccaccgcgGCGTCCACCGGACACAAATCACCACAGACCGAGGCGCCGATccgccgcgtaccaagcagcacctccaagaagggatgcgacgcCGACGACGCAGCTGCCCGGACGAGTCCTCAGGTTTCCCCGGgcacgcggagggaggtggggggTGGATACCACCGGCACCCTCCAGGAAGGAATGATGGCACCCGCAGGTGTCACCGCGTCGGGGCCGAAGCCGGCAGGGATTTCTCCCGCATTCCAACCCCAACCGCCCAACCGGACGGAACCGACCCGCCAAACCGTCGCCCACCACTATGCGCCAACGCAGTAGCGCAgccacccacgccgcctcact
Proteins encoded:
- the LOC123099358 gene encoding transcription factor bHLH25 → MDDSALFMEWAMDTLEQEHPDPVVVVNGDSGDAAFPSLQALREQRLVLEELITGANPANSGSSGETTDGSGGSGNFSSPAAMEHAVWPPSLNSARCAPRLSRNGGGTNLPVTSWNFCAASALPASDGTLDSGSAGPVVSETVYGSQPTRRAAARSPTGTGPVSSVPPYAQDHIMAERKRREKINQRFIELSTVIPGLKKMDKATILSDTTRHVKELQEKIKALEAAAGRSSRSNETVVLVKKPCYAAVADENGSPSSASSGAPAAEKPLPEIEVRFSETGIMVRILCHDVKGVVVRVLSEVEEGLHLTVTHANVMPFTACTVIITITAKASFPSFIPQFGPILIFVIHSKK